ttggaggtaggaatgcttggggattctaacattctctgaagccacaagaatttccgcaTGCCAAAGAAAGGCAACTGCCTTTCCCTCCAAGCTATAGGAACCGTAAAACCTCTGGGATATTCCCTGCACATCCACCGCAAAGAATGTCCTCAAATCAAAACGATTTCCAGGTTGGTGTAAATGTTTGCCGCATCGCACTGAACTATGTTGAACTGCTTGTATCAAACTGAACCATGTTGAACCGTTCTGGagtggacctgctagggatggTTCGATCTAGTTCTACATACCCAATATAAACAGTTGTGACGCCAAACAACATGGTTCAACCTACGAAGGAAGACCCTAGGATAGCTATACGAGATTCTATCAAAGCCAGATTGAACTTTTATCTAGCTGTACTGAACAATTAAAGCATGCAGCTATGTATGTGATCAATGCAACCACTGTTAGCTTCCTCCGTGAATTAATTATCTACGGTGCGGCGCGGTAAAGAGACAttgtttcgaaaatatttttttcgaatttccaatcaagcactctttttcaaaaatttaacctttcgaaaatttcccgctatacggtagcatacagctatacacgtgtgactgttctattagggtgactgctgtatttgaGTATCCTGAGTCAGCCTTTGATAGTGCTGCTGTTGATAGTGTTGCTGTTTCATATTTCCTCTGTGCTAGCATCTTAAATTCAGCTACACTGTAGATCAATAATAATGGGGTGCGGTCATCATGATTGCCtcaatagattgttaagagtaGTCTCTGTGCTAGATTGCTATTGTTCCGTTAATGGGCGTGGCCTCTCGATCCAATCATGAGATTACAGGTATCTACTAAGCATAAGCACTTTTAAccctggcataaaatggtggacATGCAATGCTTTGTTTGGCCttatgactgtggtcaggcaagttggcaggcaggcagatgaaaaaTTGAGctttggtgatttaaaaaaaattctatatctggccacctgtaagtttCTTATGTTTGTacttgatgttagatggactaatattttCGTTGTggaagatgtctctaggatgattttaaaggcggaattttaggCAGCATGCTTCACTTTTGGGAGGATCCCTATTTAAACAGTAGAGCCATACTGTTGACTAGTATATCTGTTGACTAGTATATCTGCTGACCTCTCTTGTCTCCCTACTTTTCTATATTCCTTAATCAAActtatttttccttacacttgtttgcttatttttttgcaacattattatgactggtgaaaccacacatactgcatcaaaagaaaagatgGCGCCAGAGGTAATATTTTTGACTGTacatgtcccaactatcaattactgacttgaaagtgaagtggctattacgcttcactttcagctatgttcaccctgtttcacagcattacaaacatagaACAATAGGAGAAGCAcacagaaaatacagacgattcttGCTTACACATGTAGCTACTCCAGTTGGGAAGCCATTgagctactgcaaatcaacaccgtgggctgtcagcaaataaaaatgggacacaaaggaggacaaagatgagtccatgatgtgtgcatttaacatactgcagtatgtcaaaGGCAAATGTCGAGCTGAAGCGACacagaacagtgaaaaaatcaagcccgtagccttagccattatggagttacgcttgtctgaaggcatctgATCAGGGAGGCAGACAAACAGGTGGGTGGGTGGGCAGCAGGCAGgaaattagtcagtcagtagaaaattccattgaataaattaatttttttgtagcaatctattggaagcatttagggttgtactgaaagcacttttgggcttggttatacccaaccaatactgtcaaggtgccaggatggtattgcaAAGTTGGTTTTTGGGCAatatttttggtcagaaaaacccaaacctccttgatccctaatatacctgtacagtactaccgtactgtataatacatacagtatattgttcAGCATGGCACATGGTTTCTAAAACATCAACTTGGCTTGGTAGCCTACAAGACTGTATTGGTCACTAAACAGTAACACCCATGAGGAAAAGGCATTCACAATGTCTTTAATTAGGAACCCGTTTTGCCTGTATTTAACCAGCATGAATAAACCGTCATTTATAGAATATGTCATTGAGCATGCacatacagtggatcctcagttaccCAAACATCTTTGTTCCCAGAGTtagacaaaagtgttcagattagTGTTAAGGGCCATTAATTTGTATACAGAGCTccatctctaatagaacatatattTACTCAACAGAGCAAATACTAACAATGAAATATTCTAACAATCACTTTTGAAGTTTGGATAGGTGTTTGGATATCTAAGGTTCAGATAAGTGAGGATCCACCGAATGCATGTATAGTGTTTCTAGAGTATACTGCTCTAAAACAAGATATACTGTACACTTGTATGTACACTACTGATTACTAGTTAGTATACACTGTATCTACATACAATCGTGAATGCTCACTTTTTTAATATGGTCAGATAAACTTGTGACAATACTGTCCAACCTTTTGGCATACACAGGAGGATTAGAGGTCCATCCTTTAAGGAATAAACGCATAACCCTtactacatgtatacacaaaATAATCATTTATCACATACCATATGGATGTAGTACATATTGTCCATATGAATGAAAATCTACTGCTCCATAGACTGGTCTGTGGTTAAGAATATAAGCAGATATTGCCCGTACCTCAGGCTCAGAATGTGCATGACGACCACCAAATGTAGCATAACAAGGATTTGAGGATGTCCCAGACTACAGcacaagaaaaaaaaatgatgcatacatagGTTCATCAAACAGTATGATAGCACTGTTTACAGTAGTAGGGCTCTCCCTTAAAATGAATGATGCCTACCAATATAcatgtaaataaaaaaaaaatagccAGTTTTACTTACAGCAGATAATGAAGGATTTGGTTAATATAAAGAGGTCCTAGTGTATCCCAATTTACACATGCTTAAATGCATTACAAGTATAACAAGACAGAATGTATTAAAATGCATCTTCAATAAGCATAAGCTCATCAAATTTTATATGTACTGTGTGCTAAGCATGAATTCAAGTACAGGTACCAGAAACTTTTGCAACAAATTACAATGTACATTAAATGCTTGCTCCACCGACATACTTCATTCCAGTGAGCATCAAAATTTCTATTCAAGTCCACACCTACACAGTTGGTATCATTATATTCAGCAAGGTTCTTCCTCCAGTAACGATACTGTGGATAGCGGAACCATGTGAGCTGTagtacaaacatgaaaacattaCAATATACATGAATACACAGTACTGTCATGGTTACATACACATACAGAAATAATTTAATAACCACTATTATACTTTTGAATCAGTAAtataactacagtacatgttaCTTGTACTGTATGAATGTGATTACTCTATTGGCATAAGCCTTACAGTACACCTAAATGTAGTAAAATTATATTTAAGATTTAAGCAGCGTTATAGGGGGGTGTATAGAGTTTCCACTGAAGTACAGTGTGTACTGTGAACAAATTATAAGATGTTGACTGTTATACATATAGAGCATTAGTGGAGACGGTATGCATGTTTTacaacacatacactgtatacagtacacTTACAGCATATCCATCTGGATTACCAACTGGTACCAGTATAAATTCTAGCTCGGTTAACAATTTCTTAACCTGaaatacacaacacaaacatACAGTACACCTGTAGCATATCCATATTGTGACTAACTTGTTTTTTCTCTGATTCACGAACCAAGTAAAAGGAAATGTACATGCAGACTGGACCAGAAATCCATTCTCCTGATCAAAATAATAGAATATTATATAgtagcacatgtagctacactatATTTGTCAATTACAATATATGCATCAACAAAACTACAGTATGTCATATCTAAAATGATAATATccacactgtacatactgtatggtatttaaTGAACTCTGGTCCATCAACCAcacactgtaattttagtgcTCACACAAagactgtgaaaaatggtgcggccttcaaGAGCATGGGTGAaaatagttgtgaaatcaaaggcggccgccaagaaatggctgcaatgatgttaatgcaactgaaataaattttaataatgattaaaaattatattgcattgcatgtttaatattattgtaaaatttctaatagagtgcacattttttatatatatatatacagtagaacACAGATAGAACAacctagaatttccattggtagatctatcaaacagtacagtattactgtttaagtagggatcacctcAATAATGAACAACACCCACCAAAATGCCGCCTCTAAAAAACACCCTAGAAACATTTTAAGGGGACCTTTATGGAAGAGTATAGCATTAAATCTATAAATACATTGTAAGCCCTAACATTGAATTTCAAAGAAAAATTGCCGAAACCCAATTTTTGGACCATTTTTTTATCCACAATAACAATGACCAATATTTTtagccacaataacaaattcaccagtggCACTTGCTTTTTGGTTCTGACAAGAACTTTCCTTCTGCACCTTgcttttccttttatcttcaatcatgctAGTCATCTTCTTCTTTAAGCTATGAagccatatcgaggcattagttttccatatcaacacttagatgccataaaatttatttaaagCGCTCACGCTGATATGTTACCAGTAGATAGTTGGTAGATACTGTACGTGCATGATAGGACCTCATGACCAATAACAATCAAGTGTTTACAATCTAATGCAGCTGGACCAACAATGATCGAGGGACATGCCTTTTAATATACTTATAGTGAATAACTATTAAGCATGTGCTTCTTGTTGGTAGCACAGTGAAAAACAaggcaggctgtaggaccaggtgtcctacagaacttcagcacttgtgctgtaaagcattaataaataaaaataaaattaaataaaaaGGGACCACCTAAATATCACGTATACTCCAGCATGCTGAGGcccactcgagatactctaataaagcaatcgtcctaatacaacagccatgtttgatattctaataaaacagtcacatatgttcgtatcatagctgtagctataaacaaaaaaaacagtATTAATATAAAcataaagtagggatctaagtgAAAAAAACTAGTgagacaagagatgaatgatagtattatgGGAAAATCCTTTAAACTATAATTCCATTTATAAAGTAGAGAATTGAGTGAGGTAAACAGCCAAGCAGGTGAAAATGTGTACAAAATGTTAGAAACAAACTTACCAggatttgaaccagggacctggACCTCTGTAACATCCACTGCCAtctgcagtgactgctctattagagtatctcaattttacacttgttaaGATTCTTTATAACTCTGCAGTGGAATCCCATTGCTTTTCAAATCATCAAAAGGCACCGCTACAATGATCAGGCTgaacacactgattttcaagttattcccacgCAGTtaattagggctgggacgaatagtGAAATTTACTTTTGAGcattcattattaaaatgttcgaacattcgagACTTAGGTGTTAGccttcaagttacaggttttcttgcatttatgcacatccttcttacaTGTAAGTTTAATCTTTCTAATCCTATGAAATAAGTTTGTGAGCATTTGGAAAATGCATAGCAGTGGTATTGAATGATACGATcaatcaattgcaaatgggcttgtctgctatactgcaatcatgcataggcaaacaccaactaatggctaaaaggacattttccgtgcattatctatcactttataaggtgttttaaggctacaACTATAGTAGAAAACTAAATTGCGACGGtttaaaagtgggtgtggcacatGAAGATCAATCACGAAGAGACGAATATCAATTGCACAAGATGAATAAACAGTtgcaataaagataacgacATTTTTCATAGGCTATGAGTGTATTACAAAGCTTCAAAGGATAGTTGTAAAATTTGAAGTTTACATACAGTAACCTTCGCACCCACGAAACAGTTGAAGCTTTGTCCCAGCACtagaataaacgctcataattccatggatatttatcagattcatagcaaacatAGAACGTTTATTTGTGCTAAAATTTGCGGCAATCGAGTTgtatgtttgcattttataacaacttttgtggtgaagtgtgcgaaaagaagttgaaacccccccccccccatacaTGTATACAGCTTAATTAATTTAACCCTTTGAGGaccaaattaattttcaagtaGGGAAAAACACATAACTCTGTGTTATAAGGAAGGCAGTGGCCTTCTGTAAAACAAAGACGGATTATTGTTTGGCATTAACTTAATGGtaatttcatacacaacaatatcATAACAGTTTTGTCTACACAAAACAGTACTTGTGATATGAAGCGAAGAACGGGCAATGTCATCTCCACTGAATGTCTGCTTCATTATTTCTTTATCACGTATTCATGAGGTAGTCACGTGATCTTTTGCATACAAATCGAATCGACATCACATGCTGAGTCTAATGGCATTTATTTTGATGTGCTACAATGAAgtaccatcgagatatgaccAATGAAAGTAGCAGGTGTAGAGTAATGGCAGACGATAATGGAAGAGCTACTTTTTCTTGGCGGCCTAGCAGCAGAGATTCTTTTCAAACAAAGTGATACTTGGTGTGATTTTGTCAGGAATTTCATGGTGAGTATCGTGGTGTTAGCGAATTCTTTCTACTGTGTACCGATAAATAGTTATAATGGCTTATACTAGCCCATGTACTTGCGACCAATATATTGGGCTTTGGTCCTCAAAGggttaagaagaaaaaatgaaggaaaaattgaaattttgaatgcccatatcttgcGAATGGCTGGTGCAAATTTAagggggcaagcaactatgtcctatggcttccgtgaatgaaattatgtgttttatatgaagctgtaaaaccaatatagatactgttctccacccaatgaagaaaacatgatttagttgagacattgaacttctgtttagtgcaaatctgagtgaaatcctctggctgaagtatgtacaaattatggcacggttacaaaacactgcaattttagcactaaaattgattctactcctacagctaattgtgaaattccccaaaaattcttgtagtgacttgtagtaacattatctttaaaagtatggaaacaatttttttaaaatgattactatggcttcaaaagaagagattactgtttttcatagaaaatttagagagttcaatagCTCATTTGATAATAAAGTACTTcaaaaaaattatttccatccttttgttacaaacatacgtaggtagcagatgacaaagtttaGGAAGCGTAGAACtaaaactgtgagactagatccaaaatttgtagaattttcatttttaggactaaaatactaaactgagtcttacagtcagtacttctaactggagGTGGTtatttttaattaccacaaacacatctgatGTAAAAGGGGTTGAAAAGCAAGcacagatcaatgaaaaccaagattttgcatgtgaagccataggaattagtagcaTGCCCCCttaaccaaattttctgtgtgacttaccctacctggcagacagtgATAATGCAAAAACggtcgttttctttcttcctgtcaatatacccatggtgcGGTGTGCCAGTTTCCTTGGCTGCACAAAACACTATCATGTGTAttgatgtacagtacatattaaCAAAAGTGGAAGGAAGAAAGTATAAATGTCCAGCTATGGTATGATTCCCTGATCTCAGACCCCTGGGTTAACAGGCCAATGCTTTGATAACTGCACAATCAGGCCTGTGATGATTATAAGCAGAGCAGAAATATTATATTTCTATCATATCCCTGTATGTGTTGATTTCAGTGGAATAGAAcatggtatcatacagtatgatagtactgtatagtagggactacaaaggagtgggtgtggccaatgaaaaaaattatgcaaaaaacagtctcacttttccctgacgatgataaggcagtgttggttaaacggaaacggaattttctactgactgactgactgatatgccttcagacaagcgtaactcgataacggctaaggctacgtacgggcttgatcttttcactgtttgacatcacttcggcctgagaggtgccttttagcatactgcagtacatacaatgcattcttcatagacttaccagtgtcctcctttgtgtctcattcatctttgctgacagcgaaaagtgccgatttggtggtagcatgtgatggattccctttgtaacagaaatcatccgtatttttcatagtggctactttcagaggtgctttttgaacagttcttgattcgtaatgctgtgtaacgggttgaacatagctgacaacgaagtgtaatggatacttcacttttttcagacgataatttataGCCAGGCACGACGCTACAtgtatttctttcttttgatgcggtatgtgtgggttcaccagttttattttacaaaaaaagttaacaaacaagtacttgaaattttcaattagagtagggaccataacacattgaaaaaaagtactgaaacaagctggagtagctagtgcacgatattaaatcacagtaaaacaatagaagtgttatatccccactGTGCTAAAAGATGCACAACAGGGATACAagacttcttattgttttaatgtgatttAATTAATACATGCACTACTGTagttactccagcttgtttcagtacttttttttcGATGTGTtacggtccctactctagttgtaaattccaaattttttttgtgtacttgtagaatATAATATCACTCATCTCTCTTAATTAAGACTATCTCCTTAGTCAAAAATCACTGTCTCATTGTTTGTTGGCCTATGATTGGTGCAATACAACTGCCTTATTGGTATGTATTGATTATGAGCAGCATATCATTATGGTTATGCTTATACTGTATGTTTAATCAGAGGAGTCTgggtatagtatagctacatagtAATGGTAGATTCCAGGTGACCACGGTTCAGTTTTGACAATAGTTTGTGCTCATGGTCTTAGCAGAATCTCAGTACATGCAGAAATATTTCATAAAAATTCTTTATCACTTTTTAAAGttagtactgtacatacaccCTGTACACATGTGTTGATGTTAGGACAGACAAATATAGACATTACAGGCTCAACTTATTAACTACTTTATACTCACTGGCATGTAACAGACACTGAAGATAAATCTTTGGCCTATTTGAAGGCTTTTTCCCATATCCAATGTGAACAGCAAAAATATTCTTTTTTCTGTGTGTTACTCCAATAGACTCATTAATAAACACTAAATCACTGTGTTTAGCAGCCAGTGTCTTGTACCAGCCTTCTATTTCACTGAGATTGTGCTAATAAGATAAATATACGTGTACACACAAACTACATGCATATATGCCAGTACATTAATAGAACGTACATTGCTAGTAAACCAATCTTCAGAGAGAACACTATCAGCAGACTTGCTATTTGAATTATTTTGATTACTAGTAGCACTGGTGGCTCTTAAATTTATAGAATGCTCTGGCCACTTCCTTCcaagtaaaaatacatgtagAATTGAATGCATATTCAACATGCACATTCCATACCTTTCCTTTACATTTTCCAAGTTTACTAATTCCACTAGTTGTTTAGTTGCAGTACAATTATACAAATGGTAGCGATCTTCTAATTCATCATTATTCATAATTGTACATAGTTCTACTGCATTAGAATGAAAGTGCCAAACATCTATTTCTTCACTTTGCAGTAACTTCGTAGAATCCTGAGAAGAATACTCACTAGAAAACAATCAGTAATATGAAAGTACACTGATAATTACCATATCAGTTTTCTGTGGTACATGTACTGCATGTGCTGGTAACAGGTTCTAAATAATTCATCACAAATTGGCTAGGTTTTGTAATGTTCACATAAATTGTGCTTTATTATGAAAATAAAGTTATTAATGTACACATGGAAAATATAATACACATTTTCTCTTCAAATGGTACCATACATGGCTTTAAAATTCATGTGATCGGTAAAGAAGGATACTCAAATTGTATGCAAAGCTTAACTTTACTTGCAACACTTTTAACTTCACTTGGTACAGTATCTCAACACCAAGTGAATGACTACATTTGTTGCTAGTTATTGAATAAATAAAAGGAGACACACTAAGCATGACAGGTATTGTAAACAACAAAAGTTTGGTACTACATGTACTTACTGTATAATTAAATTTGGTGAATCAGCACTTTGGTGGATAGAAGTTCGAAAAATTTACCATGCAGCCAATATTGAACAATATAAAACAGCTAATATATTTGGTGAATAATGAATTCACTttgattcacca
This portion of the Dysidea avara chromosome 12, odDysAvar1.4, whole genome shotgun sequence genome encodes:
- the LOC136241510 gene encoding carboxypeptidase B-like; translated protein: MPPGAITVVKLLLMLSIIRCRAVNQTTGLKYKWTRGWLSRASIKLCEYSSQDSTKLLQSEEIDVWHFHSNAVELCTIMNNDELEDRYHLYNCTATKQLVELVNLENVKERKWPEHSINLRATSATSNQNNSNSKSADSVLSEDWFTSNHNLSEIEGWYKTLAAKHSDLVFINESIGVTHRKKNIFAVHIGYGKKPSNRPKIYLQCLLHAREWISGPVCMYISFYLVRESEKKQVKKLLTELEFILVPVGNPDGYALTWFRYPQYRYWRKNLAEYNDTNCVGVDLNRNFDAHWNESGTSSNPCYATFGGRHAHSEPEVRAISAYILNHRPVYGAVDFHSYGQYVLHPYGWTSNPPVYAKRLDSIVTSLSDHIKKVNGTMYSPQSMGSVYLASGTFGDWAYKDEVAAQNVDSKNQSCYYIVPITIEMRPQFGTKLTSGFLVDPKNILPACLEVVPVVKQFSKKLLKKPLKFSKKLMMK